The genomic DNA tcaccgtcCATCAGCGGTCATCCTGATCAAGGCAACTTCAGCAGGTGTTCCTACGAAGGCTCCGGTTGCTCCAGCCGTCATCCCAATCAGAGCCTTCATGAGGAAGTTGGGCGGGGTCCCGTCCTGTCCCGTCATCTTCTCAAACAACACTGTGTAGATACCTAACCTCGTTGTGGTGTAGGTAGCCTGGCGGAGTAGACCTGCTGACAGACTGGAAACAACAACATGATGTAGATACCTAACCCACACCATGTTGGTAGCCTGGCGGAGTAGACCTGCTGACAgactggaaacaacatgatgtaGGTACCTAACACACACCATGTTGGTAGTCTGGTGGACTGAATTAGTATAATAGTAGAGTAGTGTTATcataatagtattagtagtattgtaACAGTATAGTAATATTGGATGATAACTTGTTTTGAACTAGGACAGAGGAATTTATAACAGACTTTTTCCAGACATAACTTGGGTAAAGGAGATCCCCTGATTGTATGGGATACTTTTAAAATGTGCCTTTAGATGCCATGCAATTCAATACTCATCTCTAAAACACCATTTAGGTTAACAGGGTCCATGTAAACAAAGAAAATTGAAGGACGAAGAGTacacatacatttgaa from Oncorhynchus masou masou isolate Uvic2021 unplaced genomic scaffold, UVic_Omas_1.1 unplaced_scaffold_7435, whole genome shotgun sequence includes the following:
- the LOC135537284 gene encoding mitochondrial 2-oxoglutarate/malate carrier protein-like, encoding MVWVRYLHHVVVSSLSAGLLRQATYTTTRLGIYTVLFEKMTGQDGTPPNFLMKALIGMTAGATGAFVGTPAEVALIRMTADGRLPADQKRGYSNVFNALARITKEEGVTTLWRGCIPTMARAVVVNAAQLASYSQSKQALIETGNP